A region of Saccharococcus thermophilus DNA encodes the following proteins:
- the hepT gene encoding type VII toxin-antitoxin system HepT family RNase toxin translates to MYFVDRNKIEETLRYMEKMLHIYKEKADWDDELSRLALERIVHLVIEAILDVGNAMIDGFIMRDPGSYEDIIDILTDEKVITDEDAKGLKAMIAHRKMLVHHYTNVDHAKLVEDMQKYFAALQAYPTAVRTYLENELGPVSAFRN, encoded by the coding sequence ATGTATTTTGTCGACCGCAATAAAATCGAGGAAACATTACGTTATATGGAAAAAATGCTGCATATTTATAAGGAAAAAGCAGATTGGGATGACGAATTATCCCGACTTGCGTTGGAACGGATCGTCCATCTAGTGATTGAAGCGATTTTAGATGTGGGAAATGCGATGATTGACGGGTTTATTATGAGAGACCCAGGCAGTTATGAAGATATCATTGATATTTTAACCGACGAAAAGGTGATAACAGACGAGGATGCCAAGGGATTAAAAGCAATGATTGCCCATCGGAAAATGCTGGTGCACCATTATACGAACGTCGATCACGCGAAATTAGTGGAGGATATGCAAAAATATTTTGCCGCTCTGCAAGCGTATCCAACAGCCGTGCGCACTTATTTAGAAAATGAGCTTGGTCCGGTATCGGCGTTTCGCAATTAA